From one Cynocephalus volans isolate mCynVol1 chromosome X, mCynVol1.pri, whole genome shotgun sequence genomic stretch:
- the ZNF157 gene encoding zinc finger protein 157: protein MPANGKSPQRFPSLIPGEPSRSFEGSVSFEDVAVDFTRQEWHRLDPAQRTMHKDVMLETYSNLESVGFCVAKPEMIFKLERGEELWILEEESSGHGYPGSLSLLCSNSSVGGNALRHDSDFQHQKIQTLDQNIEYNVCGKGLHEKTCFVRHKRTHTGDKNFECHECGKAYCRKSNLVEHLRIHTGERPYGCGECAKTFSARSYLIAHRKTHTGEKPFECTECGKSFGRKSQLILHQRTHTGERPYECTECGKTFSEKATLTIHQRTHTGEKPYECTECGKTFRVKISLTQHQRTHTGEKPYECGECGKNFREKKSLNQHQRIHTGEKPYECDECGKFFRIKTTLNNHQRTHTGEKPYQCNECGKSFRVHSSLGIHQRIHTGEKPYECNECGNAFYVKARLIEHQRMHSGERPYECSQCGKIFSMKKSLRQHQRTHTGEKPYECSECGNAFYVKVRLIEHQRIHTGERPFECQECGKAFCRKAHLTEHQRTHMGRSLPFTMQKASP, encoded by the exons GGATCCGTgtcatttgaggatgtggctgtggattTCACCCGACAGGAGTGGCACAGACTGGACCCTGCTCAGAGGACCATGCACaaggatgtgatgctggagacctacagcaaCCTGGAATCTGTGG GCTTCTGCGTGGCCAAACCAGAGATGATTTTCAAGTTGGAGCGAGGAGAAGAGCTGTGGATATTAGAGGAGGAATCCTCAGGCCATGGTTACCCAG gatCTCTGTCACTGCTGTGTAGCAACAGTTCTGTTGGGGGTAATGCCCTCAGGCATGATAGTGACTTTCAGCATCAGAAGATTCAAACTTTGGATCAAAACATTGAATATAATGTATGTGGGAAAGGCTTGCATGAGAAAACTTGCTTTGTtagacacaaaagaacacatacagGAGATAAAAACTTTGAATGtcatgaatgtgggaaagcttacTGCAGGAAATCAAACCTTGTTGAACATCTGAGAATACACACAGGGGAGAGACCCTATGGATGTGGTGAATGTGCAAAAACCTTCAGTGCAAGATCATACCTCATTGCTCATCGGAAAactcacacaggggagaagccttTTGAATGTACTGAATGTGGGAAATCTTTTGGCAGGAAATCACAACTCATTCTAcatcagagaacacacacaggagagagacCCTATGAATGTAccgaatgtgggaaaaccttttcTGAGAAGGCAACCCTCACAATTCATCAAAGAACTCATACAggggagaaaccctatgaatgtactGAATGTGGTAAAACATTTCGTGTAAAGATATCCCTTACCCAACACCAGAGAACTCACACGggggagaaaccctatgaatgtggGGAATGTGGGAAAAACTTCCGTGAAAAGAAATCCCTAAATCAGCATcaaagaattcacacaggtgagaaaccctatgaatgtgaTGAATGTGGGAAATTCTTCCGAATAAAGACAACTCTCAATaatcatcagagaactcacacaggagaaaaaccctatcagtgtaatgaatgtgggaaatctTTCAGGGTGCACTCATCTCTCGGGatccatcagagaattcacacaggagagaaaccatatgaatgtaatgaatgtggtaATGCCTTCTATGTGAAAGCACGCCTCATTGAACATCAGAGAATGCATTCAGGAGAGAGACCTTATGAATGTAGTCAATGTGGAAAAATCTTCAGTATGAAGAAATCTCTTCGTCAACaccagagaactcacacaggagagaaaccttatgaatgtagtgaatgtggaaatgCCTTCTATGTGAAAGTACGCCTCATTGAACATCAGCGAATTCACACAGGAGAGAGACCCTTTGAGTGtcaggaatgtgggaaagctttctgCCGGAAAGCACACCTCACagaacatcagagaactcacatggGCCGATCCTTGCCTTTTACAATGCAGAAAGCTTCTCCCTGA